A single window of Fischerella sp. PCC 9605 DNA harbors:
- a CDS encoding GNAT family N-acetyltransferase — protein MAARMKMTSLLQRNLSIVIRPIQYRDLDGIERLAQDSFAAKTRKGADFAMRQMQWLRRWYGLLKFLSWFPNPLQHIFCGYVAEQGRILLGIVQVSPFNRTRSTWRVDRVFLERAADKQGIGSQLLRYCFESILEARTWILEVNVNDTEALALYRQNGFQRLAEMTYWEIKPELLAELAQSQPDLPNLLPVSNADAQLLYQLDTASMPPLVRQVFDRQTHDFKTSLFGALVDAVKQWVTKTEVVSGYVFEPQRKAAIGYFQISLDRKGEEPHIATLIVHPAYTWLYPELLTQLARIAQDFPEQPLQLASADYQPEGEEYLEQIGANRIEHTLIMSRSVWHKIRESKFVSLEGIQLPEVLQGLQPARKPIPGGMSWLPPNQPTSPDRTVQPNPSKETISFSCKNSHLEARCQPESADAQQQE, from the coding sequence ATGGCGGCTCGAATGAAAATGACTTCTTTACTTCAGAGAAATCTTAGCATTGTCATCCGACCAATCCAATACCGGGATTTGGATGGGATTGAACGTCTAGCTCAAGATTCATTCGCAGCCAAAACCAGAAAGGGAGCCGATTTTGCCATGCGGCAGATGCAATGGCTACGCCGCTGGTATGGGTTGCTGAAATTTTTAAGCTGGTTTCCTAACCCGTTACAGCATATTTTCTGTGGTTATGTAGCAGAACAGGGACGAATACTTCTGGGAATCGTCCAAGTGTCACCATTCAACCGCACACGCAGTACTTGGCGTGTGGATCGCGTGTTTTTGGAGCGTGCTGCCGACAAACAAGGTATTGGATCGCAGCTTTTACGCTACTGCTTTGAATCAATTCTAGAAGCTCGCACTTGGATACTGGAAGTAAATGTCAATGATACAGAAGCACTGGCACTGTATCGGCAAAATGGCTTTCAGCGCCTAGCTGAAATGACCTATTGGGAAATTAAACCAGAACTACTGGCTGAATTGGCACAATCACAGCCAGATTTACCCAATTTGCTGCCAGTAAGCAACGCTGATGCCCAGTTGCTATATCAACTAGATACGGCATCAATGCCACCTCTAGTACGCCAGGTGTTCGATCGCCAAACCCATGATTTCAAAACCAGTTTGTTTGGTGCTTTAGTTGATGCTGTCAAGCAATGGGTTACTAAAACAGAAGTAGTGAGTGGTTACGTATTTGAACCTCAACGTAAAGCAGCGATCGGCTATTTTCAAATTTCGCTAGACCGCAAAGGTGAAGAACCACATATAGCAACGCTGATTGTTCACCCAGCATATACTTGGCTGTATCCAGAGTTGCTAACTCAACTTGCTCGCATTGCCCAAGATTTTCCTGAGCAACCCTTGCAACTAGCTTCAGCAGACTATCAACCAGAGGGGGAAGAGTATTTGGAGCAAATTGGTGCAAATCGAATAGAGCACACTCTGATCATGTCTCGATCAGTGTGGCATAAGATACGAGAGTCTAAATTTGTCTCTTTAGAAGGAATTCAGTTACCAGAGGTGTTGCAAGGTCTGCAACCAGCGCGCAAACCCATACCGGGTGGAATGTCATGGCTACCACCAAATCAGCCAACTTCCCCAGACAGAACAGTACAACCAAATCCATCAAAAGAAACTATTTCCTTTTCTTGCAAAAACTCTCACCTGGAAGCACGTTGTCAGCCTGAGTCAGCTGATGCACAGCAGCAGGAGTAG
- the ruvX gene encoding Holliday junction resolvase RuvX, with protein sequence MPNSQSPTPKCVSALGLDVGRKRIGVAGCDRTGLIATGITTVERTSFQQDVEQIQQLVNEREVQVLVIGLPYSMDGSLGFQAKQVQKFATRLGKVLNLPVEYVDERLTSFQAEQLLIAENRSPSRHKALIDRKAAALILQQWLDARRISLKSTEVPAE encoded by the coding sequence ATGCCCAATTCCCAATCTCCTACTCCTAAGTGTGTCTCCGCTTTAGGATTGGATGTCGGTCGCAAGCGTATTGGTGTGGCAGGGTGCGATCGCACTGGTTTGATTGCCACTGGTATTACCACTGTTGAACGCACATCTTTTCAACAGGATGTGGAGCAAATACAACAGCTGGTTAACGAACGAGAAGTACAAGTTTTGGTTATTGGTTTACCCTATTCAATGGACGGTTCTCTGGGGTTTCAGGCAAAGCAAGTGCAAAAATTTGCCACGCGATTGGGTAAGGTTCTCAATCTGCCTGTGGAGTATGTGGATGAGCGATTAACGTCTTTTCAAGCAGAACAATTACTCATTGCTGAAAACCGTTCTCCATCACGCCATAAAGCTTTAATTGACCGCAAGGCAGCAGCTTTAATTTTGCAACAATGGCTAGATGCGCGGCGAATTAGCTTAAAATCCACAGAAGTACCTGCTGAGTAA
- a CDS encoding DUF3727 domain-containing protein has protein sequence MFSSPFSNEHDREHAGTITLTDDKGRSLECYIEHSLEVDGQEYFLLLPVDSPVEIFAWQGEDEEEEAILVEDDATIDQIFSTAQAVLSEQNLFLKNTAYALTVAGELPPVEESELFTLEIEDEQSDLEPEQLQLLTSFYYEEQEYAIYTPLDPLLFFARISKTGKPELLSPEEFRQVQPLLEEHLFNEVE, from the coding sequence ATGTTTTCTTCTCCTTTTTCTAACGAACACGACCGTGAACACGCTGGCACCATCACTTTAACTGATGACAAAGGGCGATCGCTCGAATGTTACATTGAGCATTCGCTTGAAGTGGATGGACAAGAGTACTTTTTACTTCTTCCTGTTGACTCACCTGTAGAAATATTTGCTTGGCAAGGTGAGGATGAGGAAGAAGAAGCCATTCTTGTAGAAGATGATGCCACTATTGACCAAATTTTTAGCACCGCCCAAGCTGTGCTATCAGAACAAAACCTATTTCTCAAAAATACAGCCTATGCTTTGACTGTTGCAGGTGAATTACCGCCAGTCGAGGAGTCAGAACTCTTCACCTTAGAAATCGAAGACGAACAGTCTGATTTAGAACCAGAACAATTACAACTACTAACTAGCTTCTACTACGAAGAGCAAGAGTACGCAATTTATACTCCCCTCGATCCATTGCTGTTTTTTGCACGGATTTCTAAAACTGGCAAACCTGAATTACTGTCTCCAGAGGAGTTTCGCCAAGTACAACCACTGCTAGAAGAACATCTGTTTAATGAAGTTGAATAA
- a CDS encoding YqeG family HAD IIIA-type phosphatase gives MRWNKLLQPDLILEGSVLNLTPDIIQRYGLKGLVLDVDETLVPIKVVSASVELRQWVQEIRQVAALYLVSNNLSEARIGGIARSLDLPYYLGAAKPSRRKIRSALNAMNLPVQQVAMVGDRLFTDVLAGNRLGMFTILVEPIVHPDVALRSHPVRNLEVWVSEIMGASITPKKRRFTNLDK, from the coding sequence ATGCGCTGGAATAAGCTCTTACAGCCTGACTTAATTTTAGAAGGTTCAGTGTTAAACCTTACACCAGACATAATCCAACGATATGGGCTGAAGGGGCTAGTGTTGGATGTGGATGAAACCTTAGTACCAATAAAAGTAGTTTCGGCTTCAGTTGAACTGCGACAGTGGGTACAAGAAATCCGTCAGGTAGCAGCATTGTATTTAGTGAGTAATAACTTAAGTGAAGCCCGAATTGGTGGTATTGCTCGTTCTCTGGACTTGCCTTACTATTTGGGTGCAGCCAAACCCTCACGACGCAAAATTAGATCTGCACTGAATGCGATGAATTTGCCAGTACAGCAAGTTGCAATGGTAGGCGATCGCTTGTTTACTGACGTGTTAGCGGGTAATCGTTTAGGGATGTTTACAATTTTGGTTGAACCGATTGTTCACCCAGATGTTGCTCTCCGTTCCCACCCAGTACGTAACCTTGAAGTCTGGGTATCTGAAATTATGGGAGCCTCCATAACTCCCAAAAAACGCAGGTTTACAAACCTTGACAAATAG
- a CDS encoding class I SAM-dependent methyltransferase, with product MLDLGCGTGLLTLPLAKYFKEVVGIDPEPQILTEAKVQANKAEVKNVTWVEVIS from the coding sequence TTGCTTGATTTAGGATGCGGTACGGGACTGTTAACGCTTCCACTTGCCAAGTATTTTAAAGAAGTGGTTGGTATAGATCCTGAACCACAGATATTGACTGAAGCTAAAGTTCAAGCAAACAAAGCTGAGGTGAAAAATGTGACTTGGGTTGAAGTGATTTCTTAG
- a CDS encoding DUF4079 domain-containing protein, giving the protein MNLPSFLWLWRIAAWSMGLSLVAYVLLAIMGVWMFRARTSRQDQPDWLPFLHYIIGICMVSLVLLLLLIGIIGTYGHFGSLGHSPHLWAGLTTVILVLLSAGSATQIRVRQPWVRRIHIGANIAIFFAFAWVSLTGWSVVQKYLP; this is encoded by the coding sequence ATGAATCTACCTTCATTTTTATGGTTGTGGAGAATAGCGGCTTGGTCGATGGGTTTGTCGCTAGTAGCCTATGTGCTATTAGCGATAATGGGTGTTTGGATGTTTCGTGCTAGAACCTCGCGACAAGATCAACCTGATTGGCTGCCCTTTCTCCACTATATAATTGGCATCTGCATGGTCAGCTTGGTGTTGCTACTGCTACTTATTGGTATTATTGGTACTTACGGTCACTTTGGCTCTTTGGGACACTCACCACACCTGTGGGCTGGGTTAACCACTGTGATTTTGGTTTTGCTGTCTGCTGGAAGTGCTACACAAATTCGTGTTAGACAACCTTGGGTTAGACGTATCCACATCGGCGCCAACATTGCCATATTCTTTGCCTTTGCTTGGGTGTCCCTAACTGGTTGGAGTGTGGTGCAAAAGTATTTGCCTTAA
- a CDS encoding DUF1830 domain-containing protein, whose amino-acid sequence MAQILDPLPPEQSGKILCCYVNATSKIQVARISNIPNWYFERVVFPGQRLAFEAPGEAQLEIHTGMMASAILSDKIPCDRLAINEPTSYEFDKSSEPIGDNIHNKQIVQQIKTKTGDTTKPLTIAGFTSFD is encoded by the coding sequence ATGGCTCAAATATTAGATCCTTTACCACCGGAGCAATCGGGAAAGATTCTCTGCTGTTACGTGAATGCCACGAGCAAAATCCAGGTGGCTCGCATCTCGAATATTCCTAACTGGTACTTTGAAAGGGTTGTTTTTCCTGGACAAAGACTAGCCTTTGAAGCTCCTGGTGAAGCTCAACTTGAGATTCATACGGGCATGATGGCAAGTGCAATTCTATCGGATAAAATCCCCTGCGATCGCCTTGCGATCAATGAACCTACTAGTTATGAGTTTGACAAAAGCTCAGAACCAATAGGCGACAATATCCATAACAAGCAAATTGTGCAGCAAATTAAGACAAAAACCGGTGATACAACAAAACCCTTAACAATTGCTGGTTTCACATCCTTTGATTAA
- a CDS encoding photosystem II high light acclimation radical SAM protein: MEVKTFINRILYVRLPCNPIFPIGVVYLSDHVHKLFPNIEQRIFDLGTVPPLDYASALDRCIDEFQPTLLVFSWRDIQIYAPVGGRGGNPLQYAFEFYYAKNPLVKLKAALGSLRVLTAYYTELWHNLGLIKRGLKRARKYHADARVIVGGGAVSVFYEQLGKSLPNGIIVSVGEGETLLTKLLSGQEFRDERCYVVGEDRPRDRLIHEQPTPLEKTACNYDYIETIWPEFKYYLQDGDFYIGVQTKRGCPHNCCYCVYTVVEGKQVRINPADEVVAEMWQLYDRGVRNFWFTDAQFIPARKFIDDAVELLQKIVDSGMTDIHWAAYIRADNLTPQLCDLMVKTGMNYFEIGITSGSQELVRKMRMGYNLRTVLQNCRDLKAAGFNDLVSVNYSFNVIDERPETIRQTIAYHRELERIFGADKVEPAIFFIGLQPHTHLEEYAFKEGILKPGYNPMSLMPWTAKKLLWNPEPLGSFFGEVCLQAWQQNPNDFGREVMKILEERLGCADLEEALSAPIEAKERQLVGTR; this comes from the coding sequence ATGGAAGTTAAAACATTCATAAACCGAATTCTCTACGTTCGCCTTCCGTGTAACCCCATCTTCCCTATTGGGGTTGTCTATCTTAGCGATCACGTCCACAAATTGTTTCCTAATATCGAACAGCGCATCTTTGATTTAGGAACAGTACCGCCTTTGGATTATGCTTCTGCCCTAGATCGCTGTATAGATGAATTTCAACCCACACTGCTAGTTTTTTCTTGGCGAGATATTCAAATATATGCTCCCGTGGGCGGACGCGGAGGTAATCCACTGCAATACGCTTTTGAATTCTACTACGCCAAAAATCCTTTGGTGAAACTTAAAGCAGCATTAGGCAGCTTACGCGTTCTCACAGCTTACTATACAGAACTGTGGCACAATCTAGGATTAATTAAACGCGGACTAAAACGCGCCCGCAAATATCATGCAGATGCCCGAGTAATTGTTGGTGGTGGTGCAGTCAGCGTATTTTACGAACAGTTAGGTAAAAGCTTGCCCAATGGGATAATCGTTTCCGTCGGTGAAGGGGAAACCTTGCTGACAAAACTACTTAGCGGGCAAGAATTTCGGGATGAACGGTGTTATGTCGTTGGAGAAGATCGACCACGCGATCGCCTGATCCACGAACAACCCACACCACTAGAGAAAACCGCTTGTAACTACGACTATATCGAAACTATCTGGCCGGAGTTTAAATATTACCTGCAAGACGGAGATTTTTACATCGGCGTGCAAACTAAACGCGGTTGTCCCCATAATTGCTGCTACTGCGTTTATACTGTCGTGGAAGGCAAGCAGGTACGCATTAACCCTGCCGATGAAGTCGTTGCTGAAATGTGGCAGCTATACGATCGCGGTGTTCGCAACTTCTGGTTTACTGATGCTCAATTCATCCCGGCCCGGAAATTTATCGACGATGCTGTTGAACTCTTACAAAAAATCGTCGATTCTGGAATGACAGATATTCATTGGGCAGCATACATTAGAGCAGACAACCTCACACCCCAGTTGTGTGATTTGATGGTAAAAACTGGGATGAACTATTTTGAAATTGGTATCACTAGCGGTTCTCAAGAATTGGTGCGAAAAATGCGGATGGGTTACAATCTCCGCACAGTTTTACAAAACTGCCGAGACTTAAAAGCTGCTGGGTTTAACGACTTAGTTTCTGTTAATTACTCCTTTAACGTTATTGACGAACGTCCAGAAACAATTCGCCAAACTATCGCCTATCATCGCGAACTCGAACGCATTTTTGGTGCAGATAAAGTTGAACCTGCCATCTTTTTTATTGGACTGCAACCGCATACGCACTTAGAAGAATACGCCTTCAAAGAAGGCATTCTCAAACCAGGGTATAATCCTATGAGCTTGATGCCGTGGACAGCCAAAAAGTTATTGTGGAACCCCGAACCGCTTGGTTCCTTCTTTGGCGAAGTTTGCTTACAAGCTTGGCAACAAAACCCCAACGACTTCGGGCGCGAAGTCATGAAAATCTTAGAAGAAAGGTTGGGTTGTGCAGATTTAGAAGAAGCACTTTCCGCACCCATTGAGGCGAAAGAAAGACAACTTGTCGGAACAAGATAA